The Jiangella sp. DSM 45060 genome contains the following window.
CCGCTCGCGTATGTGAACACGGCGGACGTCTGCGCGTCGACACCGCTCTCCGACAGCGTGCCCGCCGCGCTGACGCCGTCGGGGCGGCCGAGGACGTACGACGCGAGCGACACCGGGTAGATGCCGAGGTCGAGCAGCGCGCCGCCGGCGAGGTCGGCCCGCTGCAGGCGGTGACCGGGATCGGCCGGGATGGCCTGCCCGTGGTCGGCGACGACCGTCGTGATCTCACCGAGCGCGCCGGCCCGCAGCAGCTCGTCGATGCGGCGGAAGTGCGGGAGGAACCGCGTCCACATCGCCTCCATCAGGAACAGCCCGCGCTCGCGCGCCAGCTCGACGAGGTCGCGGGCCTCGGCGGCGTTGACGGTGAACGGCTTCTCGCACAGCACCGGCTTGCCGGCCTCGAGCGCGAGCCTGACGTTCGCCGCGTGCGCCGTCTGCGGTGTGGCGACATACACGACGTCGACGTCGGGGTCGTCGACCAGCTTCTCGAACGACCCGTACGACCGCGGGACGTCGAGCCGGCCGGCGAAGTCGCTCGCGCTCTCGTCGCTGCGCGACCCGACCGCCACCACCTCGGCGTCGTCGACCGGCCGGAGGTCGCGGGCGAACGCGGCCGCGATGCCGCCGGTGCCGATGATGCCCCAGCGGGTGCGCGACATGCCTTCTCCCTACCGATAGCCCGTGACGTCGGCGGGCTTGCCGGCGTCCTGCACCTCCACCAGGTACCGCCAGGCGTCGGGGCGGCTGCCGTCGAGGTCAGAGAAACCATAGACCTGGGCCAGCTGTCCGCTGGACAGCGACTGCCCGTTCCACCGCGCGACCTCCGGGTCGGCGGCCAGCGCCGCGACCGCCCGCCCGACGTAGCGAGGCGTCTCGGAGATCGCGAAGTGCGGCTGCGCCTCCAGCGCGTCGCGCCAGGTGTCCTCCGTCACGCCGAAGTGGCTCAGCATGAGCTCCGAACGCAGCCAGCCCGGCGTCAGCGCCACCGCCGTCGCCTGATGCGGCGCGAGCTCCTTCGCCTGCCCGAACGCCATGCGCAGCACCGACGACTTCGCGAGGTCGTAGAAGAACGACACCCGGTAGTTCGTCGCGTTGTAGTCGGCCGTCCCGTCCGTCATCTCGACCACCAGGCCGCCCTTGGTGCGGATCAGCAGCGGCAGCGCGAAGTGGCTGGTGATGATGTGGGTGTCGATGGCGAGCCGGAGGATCTTCAGGCCCTTCTCCAGCGAGTGCTCCCACAGCGGCTCGTCCCAGGCGAACAGCAGCTCGCCGCCCCAGATGTCGTTGACCAGCACGTCCAGCCGCCCCTGCTCGGCGTCGATGCGGCCGACCAGCGCCTCGACCTGCTCCGGCACCAGGTGGTCGACCTGCACGGGGATGCCGGTGCCGCCGGCCGCCGTGACCAGCTCCGCGGTCTCCTCGATGGTCTCGGGCAGGTTCTGCTCGGACCGCTGTGCCCGGGTCGTCCGCGCCGTGCAGTACACGGTCGCGCCGGCCGCCCCCAGCTCGACCGCGATCCCCCTGCCCGCGCCGCGCGACGCCCCGGTGACGAGCGCGACCTTGCCTTGCAGCGTTGTCTCCATGGTTCGATGGTGCGCGGTGGTCACTGACACGGCGTGTCAGGGATTTCGGCGGGGCTTGGTTTCGGACTCGACCACGTGCGCGGCGACCGCAGCCCAACGGTTACAGGACGTCCTCGGGCAGCTGGAAGCGGTACCCCAGCCCTGGCTCGGTGATGAAGTAGCGGGGCTTCGACGGCTCGGGCTCCAGCCGCTGCCGGATCTGCGTCATGAACACCCGCAGATAGTTCGTCTCGGTGCCGTACGCCGGACCCCAGACCTCCCGCAGCAGCTGCTCGTACGTCACCAGCCGCCCGCTGTGGCGCACCAGCACCTCGACGATGTGCCACTGCCGCGGCGTCAGCCGGACGGCGGCGCCGTCACGGACGACCCGCTTCGCGGCGAAGTCGATGACGAAATCGGGGGTCGAGACGACCGCGTCGCCGTCGGGCAGGACGGCGCGGCGGGTGGCGGCGCGCAGGCGGGCGAACAGCTCGTCCATGCCGAACGGCTTGGTGACGTAGTCGTCGGCGCCGAGGTCGAGCGCCTCGACCTTGGCCGCCTCGGTACCCCGCCCGGACAGCACGACGATGGGCACCGACGACCAGCCGCGGATGCCGCGCACGACGTCGAGGCCGTCCATGCTGGGCAGCCCGAGGTCGAGGATGACGGCGTCGGGGTGGTGGCGCGCGGCCAGTTGCAGGGCGTGCTCACCGGTGCCGGCGAGGTCGGCGGTGTAACCCCGGGCCTTGAGGTTGAGGGCGAGGGTCTTGCGGATGCCGGCGTCGTCATCGACGACGAGCACCCGGCCGGCCGACTCCATGCAGCCGATCGTAGCCGCAGGCACACTTGGGGGTATGGGACGCGGTCAGCTGCGGATCTACCTGGGCGCCGCACCCGGCGTGGGCAAGACGTACGCCATGCTCGAGGAGGCGCACCGGCGGCTGGCCCGCGGCACCGACGTCGTCGTCGGGGTGGTCGAGGCGCACGGCCGGGCCCGGACGGCGGACCTGCTGGCCGGTCTGGACGAGGTCCCGCGGCGCACGATGACCTACCGCGGCGCCGAGTTCGAGGAGATGGACCTCGACGCCGTGCTGCGACGCCGGCCGGAGGTCGCGCTCGTCGACGAGCTCGCGCACAGCAACGTGCCCGGGTCGCGCAACGCCAAGCGCTGGCAGGACATCGAGGAACTGCTCGACGCCGGCATCACGGTGCTGTCGACGGTGAACATCCAGCACCTCGAGTCGTTGAACGACGTCGTCGAGCGCATCACCGGGGTGCCGCAGCGCGAGACCGTCCCGGACGAGGTCGTGCGGCGGGCCGACCAGGTCGAGCTGGTCGACATGACGCCGGAGGCGCTGCGCCGCCGTATGGTGCACGGCAACGTGTACACGCGGGAGAAGATCGACGCGGCGCTGGGCAACTACTTCCGGGTCGGCAACCTGACGGCGCTGCGCGAGCTGGCGCTGCTCTGGCTGGCCGACAAGGTCGACGACCAGCTGGACCGCTACCGCGCCGACCACCACATCGACGACACGTGGGAGGCGCGCGAACGCGTCGTCGTCGCGCTGACCGGCGGTGCGGAGGGCGAGACGCTGATCCGCCGGGCCGCCCGCATCGCCGCGCGCGGCCGGGGCGCCGACCTCATGGCCGTGCACGTCATGCCGAGCGACGGGCTGGTCGGCGCCGACCCGACGCTGCTGGCCCGGCAGCGGCTGCTGGTCGAGAGCCTCGGCGGCACCTATCACCAGGTGCTCGGCGAGGACATCCCGGCGGCGCTGATCGAGTTCGCCCGCGGCGTCAACGCCACCCAGTTGGTGCTCGGCGCGAGCCGACGCGGCCGGCTGGCGCAACTGTTCTCCCGCGGCGTCGCGCTGACGACGATGTCGCAGGCCGGCTCGATGGACGTGCACCTCGTGCCGCACCGGCAGGCCGGCCGCGGGCGGACCGCCGCGCTCGGCAGCCCGCTGTCGCGGCACCGGCGGATCGCCGGGTTCGTGCTGGCGCTGGCCGTGCCGCCGCTGTTGGTGCTCGCGGTCCGGCTGCTGCGCGACGACGTGTCGCTGGCGACCGGCGAGGTGTTGCTGCTGGCGACGGTCATCGCGGCCGCGTTGGCCGGTGGCATGTGGCCGGCGCTGCTGGCGGCCGTGGCCGGCTTCCTGCTGCTGAACTGGTTCTTCACCGAGCCGATCCACTCGTTCGCGGTCAACCGGCCGGAGAACATCATCGCGCTGGCGGTGTTCCTGCTGGTCGCGGCGTCGGTGAGCGTCGTCGTCGACACCGCCGCCCGGCGCACCCGCGAGGCGGCCCGGGCCAGCGCCGACGCGCAGAACCTGGCGACCGTCGCGAGCAGCATGGTCGGCAACCCGCGGCCGCTGATCGGGCTGCTGGAGCGGCTGCTGGAGACCTACGGGCTGACGTCGGTGACGTTGCTGGAGCGCTCCACCGGCGCGCCGCGACTGCCGGGCACGCAGGAGAACCCGTCCGCGTGGTCGGTCGTCGCGTGTGTCGGCGAGCGGCCGTCGCTGACGCCGGCCGAGGCAGACGTCGAGGTGCCGATCGACGACGTGCTCGCGCTGGCGCTGCGTGGCCCCGCGCTGCCGGCCGAGGACCGTCGCGTGATCGAGGCGTTCGCCGCCCAGGCCGCCCTGGCGCTGCGGCAGGAACGCCTGGCCCGCGAGGCCGCGTCGGCCGGCACGATCGCCGAGGCCGACCGCATGCGCACGGCGCTGCTGGCCACCGTCGGTCACGACCTGCGCACCCCGCTCGCCGCCGCCAAGGCCGCCGTCACCAGCCTGCGCAGCGACGAGGTCCGCTTCGACGCCGACGACGAGGCCGAGCTGCTGGCGACCGCGGACGAGTCGCTGGACCGGCTGACCGAGCTGATCACCAACCTGCTCGACCTCAGCCGCCTGCAGGCCGGCGTGCTGGGCGTCGCGTCGCGCCCGACGGAGGCGGCCGACAGCATCGCCCGCGCCCTCGCCGAACTGGGCGAACCGGGCCGCCTGGTGACCGTCGACCTCCCCGCCGACCTCCCGCGCGTCGACGCCGACCCGGCGCTGCTGGAACGGGTGCTGGTGAACGTCGTCGGCAACGCGCTGCGGTTCAGCCCGCCGGACCGCCCGCCGACCATCACCGCGCGCGAGGACGACGCCGTCGTCGAGCTGCGCGTCATCGACCACGGCCCGGGCATCCCCGAGGAC
Protein-coding sequences here:
- a CDS encoding Gfo/Idh/MocA family protein; the protein is MSRTRWGIIGTGGIAAAFARDLRPVDDAEVVAVGSRSDESASDFAGRLDVPRSYGSFEKLVDDPDVDVVYVATPQTAHAANVRLALEAGKPVLCEKPFTVNAAEARDLVELARERGLFLMEAMWTRFLPHFRRIDELLRAGALGEITTVVADHGQAIPADPGHRLQRADLAGGALLDLGIYPVSLASYVLGRPDGVSAAGTLSESGVDAQTSAVFTYASGAHAVVTTTLRARTANRAVITGTEARIEIDDVWYAPTSFSLLRPGAEPERFEPATGGGLRHQAVEVARLLRDGATESDVMPLDETVAIMATLDEIRRQIGLRFPTE
- a CDS encoding SDR family oxidoreductase, which gives rise to METTLQGKVALVTGASRGAGRGIAVELGAAGATVYCTARTTRAQRSEQNLPETIEETAELVTAAGGTGIPVQVDHLVPEQVEALVGRIDAEQGRLDVLVNDIWGGELLFAWDEPLWEHSLEKGLKILRLAIDTHIITSHFALPLLIRTKGGLVVEMTDGTADYNATNYRVSFFYDLAKSSVLRMAFGQAKELAPHQATAVALTPGWLRSELMLSHFGVTEDTWRDALEAQPHFAISETPRYVGRAVAALAADPEVARWNGQSLSSGQLAQVYGFSDLDGSRPDAWRYLVEVQDAGKPADVTGYR
- a CDS encoding response regulator — encoded protein: MESAGRVLVVDDDAGIRKTLALNLKARGYTADLAGTGEHALQLAARHHPDAVILDLGLPSMDGLDVVRGIRGWSSVPIVVLSGRGTEAAKVEALDLGADDYVTKPFGMDELFARLRAATRRAVLPDGDAVVSTPDFVIDFAAKRVVRDGAAVRLTPRQWHIVEVLVRHSGRLVTYEQLLREVWGPAYGTETNYLRVFMTQIRQRLEPEPSKPRYFITEPGLGYRFQLPEDVL
- a CDS encoding DUF4118 domain-containing protein — encoded protein: MGRGQLRIYLGAAPGVGKTYAMLEEAHRRLARGTDVVVGVVEAHGRARTADLLAGLDEVPRRTMTYRGAEFEEMDLDAVLRRRPEVALVDELAHSNVPGSRNAKRWQDIEELLDAGITVLSTVNIQHLESLNDVVERITGVPQRETVPDEVVRRADQVELVDMTPEALRRRMVHGNVYTREKIDAALGNYFRVGNLTALRELALLWLADKVDDQLDRYRADHHIDDTWEARERVVVALTGGAEGETLIRRAARIAARGRGADLMAVHVMPSDGLVGADPTLLARQRLLVESLGGTYHQVLGEDIPAALIEFARGVNATQLVLGASRRGRLAQLFSRGVALTTMSQAGSMDVHLVPHRQAGRGRTAALGSPLSRHRRIAGFVLALAVPPLLVLAVRLLRDDVSLATGEVLLLATVIAAALAGGMWPALLAAVAGFLLLNWFFTEPIHSFAVNRPENIIALAVFLLVAASVSVVVDTAARRTREAARASADAQNLATVASSMVGNPRPLIGLLERLLETYGLTSVTLLERSTGAPRLPGTQENPSAWSVVACVGERPSLTPAEADVEVPIDDVLALALRGPALPAEDRRVIEAFAAQAALALRQERLAREAASAGTIAEADRMRTALLATVGHDLRTPLAAAKAAVTSLRSDEVRFDADDEAELLATADESLDRLTELITNLLDLSRLQAGVLGVASRPTEAADSIARALAELGEPGRLVTVDLPADLPRVDADPALLERVLVNVVGNALRFSPPDRPPTITAREDDAVVELRVIDHGPGIPEDQRDRVFVPFQRLGDSGTGVGLGLALSRGLTEAMGGTLIPETTPDGGLTMLLAIPIEDEKSASD